From Skermanella sp. TT6, a single genomic window includes:
- a CDS encoding ABC transporter permease encodes MNAMSLSTLSVAWTIARRELRGGLKGFRIFLACLTLGVAAIATVQSLSGGIIEGLRADGRAILGGDVALRVLYTPIGEAERSYLDGQGRVSAAAEARAMARREDGARSTLVELKAVDDTYPLYGDFTLREGGGLPDAIGRRDGVWGAVVEETVSQRLDVAVGDTVRVGETSFQVRGTILREPDRAGGGGFTLGPRLLIDLDALESTGLIQPGSMIYWHYRIGLPPGTDLQAWQADLQARFPEQSWRVRDFTNAAPQIERFITRLTLFLTLVGLTALLVGGVGVGNAVRSYLDGKVATIATLKCVGAPGPLVFQAYLLQILVLASLGIALGLVIGAVAPLVAAAVLADVLPITARIGVYPGGLAIAAAFGFLTALTFSLWPLGRAREVPAGALFRDVVSPAGGRPRGAYLMAGVLSGLALAALAILTAQEKLFAAWFVGGAFVTLLAFRAAAQGVTWAAARAGRPRHPGFRLALANLHRPGNPTGSVVLSLGLGLTVLVAIALIEGNFSARVNESIPKDAPAYFFIDIQPNQREAFNATVLGVPGASDLREVPMLRGRITKAKGVDAEQAIVNPEHSWVLRGDRGITYSARPPADADIVAGQWWPEDYRGKPLISIYSDIAEAFGLKLGDSITVNVLGRDLTAEVASIRAIDFSTMNINFTMIFSPGILDGAPQTFLATVRATPEAEPLIQRAVTDRFANITSVRVKDALDTVNELLGNIGTAVRVTAAITLLAGTLVLAGAVAAGHRRRVYDSVVLKVLGATRADVLKAFLVEYGLLGLITAAIAGAIGTVTAWAVLTQVMDWEWTFLPSAVLVTAALCTAITLAFGFVGTWRALGQPAAPLLRND; translated from the coding sequence ATGAACGCCATGTCCCTGTCCACCCTGTCCGTCGCCTGGACCATCGCGCGGCGGGAACTGCGCGGCGGGCTCAAGGGCTTCCGGATCTTCCTGGCCTGCCTGACCCTGGGCGTCGCGGCCATCGCGACCGTCCAGTCGCTGTCCGGCGGCATCATCGAGGGGCTGCGCGCCGACGGCAGGGCGATCCTGGGCGGCGACGTGGCGCTGCGCGTCCTCTACACCCCCATCGGCGAGGCCGAGCGGTCCTACCTGGACGGCCAGGGCCGCGTCTCGGCCGCGGCCGAAGCCCGGGCCATGGCGCGCCGCGAGGACGGCGCCCGCTCCACCCTGGTGGAGCTGAAGGCGGTGGACGACACTTATCCGCTCTACGGCGACTTCACCCTGCGCGAAGGCGGCGGCCTGCCCGACGCGATCGGCCGGCGGGACGGCGTCTGGGGCGCCGTGGTCGAGGAGACCGTGAGCCAGCGCCTGGACGTCGCCGTCGGCGACACGGTGCGGGTCGGCGAGACATCCTTCCAGGTCCGCGGCACCATCCTGCGGGAGCCCGACCGGGCCGGCGGGGGTGGCTTCACCCTGGGGCCACGCCTGCTGATCGATCTGGACGCGCTGGAAAGCACCGGCCTGATCCAGCCCGGCAGCATGATCTACTGGCATTACCGGATCGGCCTGCCGCCCGGCACCGACCTCCAGGCATGGCAGGCGGACCTCCAGGCCCGTTTCCCCGAGCAGAGTTGGCGGGTGCGCGACTTCACCAACGCCGCCCCGCAGATCGAGCGCTTCATCACCCGCCTGACCCTGTTCCTGACGCTGGTCGGTCTGACGGCCCTGCTGGTCGGCGGCGTCGGGGTCGGCAACGCCGTGCGCAGCTATCTCGACGGCAAAGTCGCGACCATCGCGACGCTGAAATGCGTGGGTGCTCCGGGACCGCTGGTGTTCCAGGCCTACCTGCTCCAGATCCTGGTGCTGGCCTCGCTCGGGATCGCGCTCGGCCTGGTCATCGGCGCCGTGGCGCCCCTGGTCGCGGCGGCCGTGCTGGCCGACGTGCTGCCGATCACGGCCCGCATCGGGGTCTATCCCGGCGGCCTCGCCATCGCCGCCGCCTTCGGCTTCCTGACCGCCCTGACCTTCTCCCTCTGGCCGCTGGGCCGGGCGCGCGAGGTTCCGGCCGGCGCGCTGTTCCGCGACGTGGTCTCTCCCGCGGGCGGACGCCCGCGCGGCGCCTACCTGATGGCCGGCGTGCTGTCCGGGCTGGCGCTGGCGGCGCTCGCGATCCTGACGGCGCAGGAGAAGCTGTTCGCCGCCTGGTTCGTCGGCGGCGCCTTCGTGACCCTGCTGGCGTTCCGGGCGGCGGCCCAGGGCGTCACCTGGGCGGCGGCGCGGGCCGGCCGGCCGCGCCATCCCGGTTTCCGGCTGGCGCTCGCCAACCTGCACCGGCCGGGCAACCCGACCGGCAGCGTCGTGCTGTCGCTGGGCCTCGGCCTGACCGTCCTGGTCGCCATCGCGCTGATCGAGGGCAACTTCTCAGCCCGCGTCAATGAAAGCATCCCGAAGGACGCCCCGGCCTACTTCTTCATCGACATCCAGCCGAACCAGCGGGAGGCCTTCAACGCGACGGTGCTGGGCGTCCCTGGCGCCAGCGACCTGCGGGAAGTGCCGATGCTGCGCGGCCGGATCACCAAGGCCAAGGGCGTGGACGCCGAGCAGGCGATCGTCAACCCGGAGCATTCCTGGGTGCTGCGCGGCGACCGCGGCATCACCTACTCGGCCCGTCCGCCCGCCGACGCCGACATCGTCGCAGGCCAGTGGTGGCCGGAGGATTACCGGGGCAAGCCGCTGATCTCGATCTATTCCGATATCGCCGAGGCGTTCGGCCTCAAGCTGGGCGACAGCATCACGGTCAACGTTCTGGGCCGCGACCTGACGGCGGAAGTCGCCAGCATCCGGGCGATCGACTTCTCCACCATGAACATCAACTTCACGATGATCTTCTCCCCCGGCATCCTGGACGGCGCCCCCCAGACCTTCCTGGCGACCGTCCGCGCCACGCCGGAGGCGGAACCCCTGATCCAGCGGGCGGTGACCGACCGCTTCGCCAACATCACGTCGGTCCGGGTCAAGGACGCGCTCGACACGGTCAACGAACTGCTCGGCAACATCGGCACCGCCGTCCGGGTCACCGCGGCGATCACCCTGCTGGCCGGCACCCTGGTACTCGCCGGCGCCGTGGCCGCGGGGCACCGGCGCCGGGTCTACGACTCCGTCGTGCTGAAGGTGCTGGGCGCCACCCGCGCCGACGTGCTGAAAGCCTTCCTGGTCGAGTACGGCCTTCTGGGGCTGATCACCGCGGCGATCGCGGGCGCCATCGGCACCGTCACCGCCTGGGCGGTGCTGACCCAGGTCATGGACTGGGAATGGACCTTCCTGCCGTCGGCCGTGCTGGTCACCGCCGCGCTCTGCACCGCGATCACGCTGGCCTTCGGCTTCGTCGGCACCTGGCGGGCGCTCGGCCAGCCGGCCGCACCGCTGCTGCGGAACGATTGA
- a CDS encoding YciI family protein, giving the protein MLYAILCYDSEDVVCSWTKEQDDAAMARLGAVQRKLAADGRLGPVARLLPTTAATTVRKGAEPLVIDGPFAETKEQLLGFYIVECETLDQAIETAGDLARASSSSGAYELRPLAVFRPGVIGA; this is encoded by the coding sequence ATGCTCTACGCCATCCTTTGCTACGATTCCGAAGACGTCGTCTGTTCCTGGACGAAGGAGCAGGACGATGCCGCCATGGCCCGCCTCGGAGCGGTCCAGCGGAAGCTTGCGGCGGACGGGCGGCTGGGGCCGGTCGCGCGCCTGCTGCCCACGACGGCGGCGACGACCGTCCGCAAGGGCGCCGAACCCCTCGTGATCGACGGCCCCTTCGCCGAGACCAAGGAACAGCTCCTGGGGTTCTACATCGTCGAATGCGAGACGCTGGACCAGGCGATCGAGACCGCCGGCGACCTGGCGCGCGCCAGCAGCTCGTCCGGCGCCTACGAACTCCGCCCGCTCGCCGTCTTCCGGCCGGGAGTCATCGGGGCGTGA
- a CDS encoding glycosyl hydrolase family 8, whose translation MRRILLVLALLGAALGSAGAASAGSPLHGSEWQAFATRFVLPDGRVADTGNKGISHSEGQGYGMIMATAYGDRETFDRLWRWTAANLQVRGDHLFAWKWETGPSRATDLNSASDGDILIAWGLLRAADLWKDEGYGAAALAILDDVRDRLVVETSLGKVLLPGPEGFVRDGSVVLNPSYWVFPALDAFARRHDRDLWRAVSDSGRALVARARFGEAGLPPDWVELAGTELRLPSGFETVFGFNAIRVPLYAIWGGLDDADALNRPVVSWWSGHDGAPFIPATVDLATDAKAPYGLSGGGRAVSVLTRFRGEALPMLPSIGDTDDYYSATLILLTKIAFSERFL comes from the coding sequence ATGCGGAGGATCCTCCTCGTCCTGGCGCTGCTGGGCGCCGCCCTCGGAAGCGCCGGCGCCGCATCGGCCGGCTCTCCCCTCCATGGGTCCGAGTGGCAGGCCTTCGCGACCCGCTTCGTCCTGCCGGACGGGCGGGTGGCCGATACCGGCAACAAGGGTATCAGCCACAGCGAGGGCCAAGGCTACGGCATGATCATGGCGACCGCCTACGGCGACCGGGAAACTTTCGACCGGCTCTGGCGGTGGACCGCGGCGAACCTGCAGGTCCGGGGCGACCACCTGTTCGCCTGGAAATGGGAGACGGGACCGTCCAGGGCGACCGACCTGAACAGCGCGTCCGACGGCGACATCCTGATCGCCTGGGGCCTGCTGCGGGCGGCCGACCTGTGGAAGGACGAAGGCTACGGCGCGGCGGCGCTGGCGATCCTGGACGACGTCCGGGACCGGCTGGTGGTCGAGACCTCCCTCGGCAAGGTCCTGCTGCCCGGCCCGGAGGGCTTCGTCCGCGACGGGTCGGTGGTGCTCAACCCGTCCTACTGGGTCTTCCCGGCGCTGGACGCGTTCGCCCGCCGCCATGACCGGGACCTGTGGCGCGCCGTGTCGGACAGCGGCCGGGCCCTGGTCGCCCGGGCGCGGTTCGGCGAGGCCGGGCTGCCGCCCGACTGGGTCGAGCTGGCCGGCACCGAGCTGCGGCTTCCGTCGGGGTTCGAGACGGTCTTCGGCTTCAACGCGATCCGCGTGCCGCTCTACGCGATCTGGGGCGGCCTGGACGACGCCGACGCGCTGAACCGTCCGGTCGTCTCCTGGTGGAGCGGCCATGACGGCGCACCCTTCATCCCGGCGACGGTCGACCTCGCCACCGATGCCAAGGCGCCCTACGGCCTGTCCGGCGGCGGCCGGGCGGTCAGCGTCCTGACCCGGTTCCGCGGCGAGGCGCTGCCCATGCTGCCGAGCATCGGCGATACCGACGACTATTACTCCGCCACCCTCATTCTGCTCACGAAAATCGCTTTCTCCGAAAGGTTCCTGTGA
- a CDS encoding Bax inhibitor-1/YccA family protein, whose protein sequence is MANGMFNRYATPGRAVDQAQYDEGLRQHMLSVYNYMMVGLGVTGVVAFATAMLAASNPAFAQALYGSPLKWVVMLAPLGFVFFLSAKIHSMSMSTAQMTFWAFAAVMGLSLSSIFLVFTGASIARVFFITAATFGGMSLWGYTTKRDLSGMGSFLMMGLIGIIIASVVNIFIGSTALQFAVSVIGVLVFTGLTAYDTQRIKEEYSEGYGSESLGKMALMGALSLYLNFINLFTMLLSLFGNRE, encoded by the coding sequence ATGGCAAACGGCATGTTCAATCGGTACGCGACCCCCGGCCGCGCGGTCGATCAGGCCCAGTACGACGAAGGCCTGCGTCAGCACATGCTGAGCGTGTACAACTATATGATGGTTGGCCTCGGCGTAACCGGCGTGGTGGCCTTCGCGACGGCCATGCTGGCTGCCTCCAACCCGGCCTTCGCGCAGGCGCTCTACGGCTCCCCGCTGAAGTGGGTGGTCATGCTGGCCCCGCTCGGGTTCGTGTTCTTCCTGTCGGCGAAGATCCACTCCATGTCCATGTCGACGGCGCAGATGACCTTCTGGGCCTTCGCCGCGGTCATGGGCCTGTCGCTCTCGTCGATCTTCCTGGTATTCACCGGCGCCAGCATCGCCCGGGTGTTCTTCATCACGGCGGCGACCTTCGGCGGCATGAGCCTGTGGGGCTACACGACCAAGCGCGACCTGTCGGGCATGGGATCGTTCCTGATGATGGGCCTGATCGGCATCATCATCGCCAGCGTGGTCAACATCTTCATCGGCTCGACCGCGCTGCAGTTCGCCGTGTCGGTCATCGGCGTCCTGGTCTTCACCGGCCTGACCGCCTATGACACCCAGCGCATCAAGGAAGAGTACAGCGAAGGCTACGGCTCCGAGTCGCTCGGCAAGATGGCCCTGATGGGCGCTCTGTCGCTGTACCTGAACTTCATTAACCTCTTCACGATGCTGCTGTCGCTCTTCGGCAACCGCGAATAA
- a CDS encoding PAS domain-containing sensor histidine kinase yields MLTVRRSSAGSLRFRSGSQDCPREREGGRQDDRADRRRALNVTIVYALAAGFWILLSDGLLNLLFGNAASLVLSLSQTVKGLTFILITSLLLHALIRHIGAAARAEVVLRQDQARLLVMLENMPVLVAALDEEGRLALWNREAERITGYSAAEAIGNPQLLSQLLPDPDYRRATAAAFRRADLCCRDWERRITCKDGQVRTIAISCIARDFPIADYPGGWGIGVDVTARLARERELAEARDALEHARAEAEAASRAKSDFLALVSHELRTPLTAVIGFADVMRAEYFGPLGSPRYHDYCRDIEVSGRHLLSLIDGILELARTETGRYVLTEKEIDLPALASGAVQLLGDRPSRKGISLTVRMDRDMRVRGDEMALTQVLVNLLGNAVKYTPPGGRVELSAAPDGSGGLALVVADTGIGIPSAELATVLEPFSQASNAGRTGESGSGLGLSIVRTLVDLHGGLLTVDSHLDAGTRVTVRLPAERVLPFP; encoded by the coding sequence ATGCTCACCGTAAGGCGATCCTCCGCCGGTTCCCTCCGCTTCCGGAGCGGCTCCCAGGACTGCCCCCGCGAACGGGAGGGCGGCCGGCAGGATGACCGCGCCGACCGGCGGCGGGCCCTCAACGTGACCATCGTCTACGCGCTCGCGGCGGGCTTTTGGATCCTGCTCTCCGACGGGCTCCTCAACCTGCTGTTCGGCAATGCCGCCTCGCTGGTGCTGTCCCTGTCGCAGACCGTCAAGGGCCTGACCTTCATCCTCATCACGTCGCTGCTGCTCCACGCGCTGATCCGGCATATCGGGGCCGCCGCCCGCGCCGAAGTCGTCCTGCGCCAGGATCAGGCGCGTCTTCTGGTCATGCTGGAGAACATGCCGGTGCTGGTGGCGGCCCTTGACGAGGAGGGACGGCTCGCCCTCTGGAACCGGGAGGCCGAGCGAATCACCGGCTACAGCGCCGCGGAGGCGATCGGCAACCCCCAGCTCCTGTCGCAGCTGCTGCCCGATCCCGACTACCGACGGGCGACCGCCGCCGCCTTCCGCCGCGCCGACCTGTGCTGCCGCGACTGGGAGCGGCGGATAACCTGCAAGGACGGGCAGGTGCGCACCATCGCGATCTCCTGCATCGCGCGAGACTTTCCCATCGCCGATTATCCCGGCGGCTGGGGGATCGGCGTCGACGTGACCGCGCGCCTCGCCCGCGAGCGGGAGCTTGCCGAAGCCCGCGACGCGCTGGAGCACGCCCGCGCCGAAGCGGAGGCGGCCAGCCGCGCGAAGTCCGATTTCCTCGCCCTGGTCAGCCACGAGCTGCGCACCCCGCTGACCGCCGTGATCGGCTTCGCCGACGTGATGCGGGCGGAGTATTTCGGCCCCCTGGGCTCGCCCCGCTACCATGACTATTGCCGCGACATCGAAGTCAGCGGACGTCACCTGCTGAGCCTGATCGACGGCATCCTCGAACTCGCCAGGACCGAGACCGGCCGCTACGTGCTCACCGAGAAGGAGATCGACCTGCCGGCCCTGGCCAGCGGCGCCGTCCAACTGCTCGGCGACCGGCCGTCCAGGAAGGGCATTTCCCTGACCGTCAGGATGGACCGGGACATGCGGGTCCGGGGCGACGAGATGGCGCTGACCCAGGTTTTGGTCAACCTGCTGGGTAACGCGGTCAAGTACACGCCCCCGGGCGGGCGCGTCGAGCTGTCGGCCGCCCCCGACGGGTCCGGCGGGCTGGCGCTCGTGGTCGCCGACACTGGCATCGGCATCCCGTCGGCGGAACTCGCCACCGTCCTGGAACCGTTCAGCCAAGCGAGCAACGCGGGCAGGACGGGCGAAAGCGGGTCCGGGCTGGGGTTGTCGATCGTGCGAACCCTGGTCGACCTGCACGGCGGCCTGCTGACGGTCGACAGTCACCTGGACGCCGGCACCCGGGTGACGGTCCGCCTTCCGGCGGAGCGTGTGCTCCCTTTCCCCTGA
- a CDS encoding RNA polymerase sigma factor, whose product MTDLAWIDAALTAARPQALGALLRYFRDLDAAEEAFQEACLRALGNWPRKGPPRDPAAWLILVGRNAAIDQVRHRARQRPLPPDEVISDLEDSEAAMAERLDGSHYRDDILRLLFICCHPDLPATQQIALALRIVSGLPVRRIARAFLVGESAMEQRITRAKARIAGADVPFEAPGPVERAERLAAVSAMIYLVFNEGYSAAGDTPRRAPLCDEAIRLARLLLRLFPAEPEIMGLTALLLLQHARTPARFDPAGAVVLLEDQDRALWNREMIAEGLALIDKAMRHRRTGPYQVQAAVAALHARASRPEETDWAQIDRLYATLERLQPSPVVTLNRAVAVAKTRGPEAALSLIEPLEPRLSGYFHFFGVKGALLMQLGRAGEARCAWDRAIALANTAAEAAHIRQHLDRLARDPD is encoded by the coding sequence GTGACGGACCTCGCCTGGATCGACGCGGCGCTGACCGCGGCGCGCCCCCAGGCGCTCGGAGCGCTGCTCCGCTATTTCCGCGACCTCGACGCCGCCGAGGAGGCTTTCCAGGAGGCCTGCCTGCGCGCGCTGGGGAACTGGCCGCGCAAAGGTCCGCCGCGCGATCCCGCGGCCTGGCTGATCCTCGTCGGGCGGAACGCCGCGATCGACCAGGTCCGCCACCGGGCGAGGCAGCGGCCGCTGCCGCCCGACGAGGTGATATCCGACCTGGAGGACTCCGAAGCCGCCATGGCCGAGCGGCTGGACGGGTCGCACTACCGCGACGACATCCTCAGGCTCCTGTTCATCTGCTGCCATCCCGACCTGCCCGCCACCCAGCAGATCGCGCTGGCGCTCCGCATCGTCTCCGGCCTGCCGGTCCGGCGGATCGCCCGCGCCTTCCTGGTCGGCGAAAGCGCCATGGAGCAGCGGATCACCCGGGCGAAGGCCCGCATCGCCGGGGCCGACGTGCCGTTCGAGGCGCCGGGTCCGGTCGAGCGCGCGGAACGGCTCGCCGCCGTCTCCGCGATGATCTACCTGGTGTTCAACGAGGGATATTCCGCCGCCGGCGACACGCCCCGCCGGGCGCCCTTGTGCGACGAGGCGATCCGGCTCGCCCGGCTGCTGCTGCGGCTGTTCCCCGCCGAGCCCGAGATCATGGGGCTGACCGCCCTGCTGCTGCTGCAGCATGCCCGCACCCCCGCGCGTTTCGACCCCGCGGGCGCCGTCGTGCTGCTGGAGGACCAGGATCGCGCGCTCTGGAATCGGGAGATGATCGCCGAGGGGCTGGCCCTGATCGACAAGGCCATGCGCCATCGGCGGACCGGTCCCTATCAGGTCCAAGCCGCCGTCGCGGCGCTCCATGCCCGGGCGTCCCGGCCGGAGGAAACGGACTGGGCGCAGATCGACCGGCTCTACGCCACGCTCGAACGGCTCCAGCCGTCACCGGTCGTGACGCTCAACCGGGCCGTCGCGGTCGCCAAGACCCGGGGGCCCGAGGCAGCCCTTTCCCTGATCGAGCCGCTGGAGCCCCGGCTGTCCGGGTATTTCCATTTCTTCGGGGTCAAGGGCGCGCTCCTGATGCAGCTCGGCCGCGCCGGGGAAGCCCGCTGCGCCTGGGACCGGGCGATCGCGCTGGCCAATACCGCGGCGGAGGCCGCCCATATCCGCCAGCATCTCGACCGGCTCGCCCGGGACCCGGACTGA
- the pepN gene encoding aminopeptidase N translates to MDKSTPQAIHLKDYAPPPYLIDTVDLAFDLGEDVTRVRSRLAIRANPDAASPAGALVLDGQDMRLVSVALDGRTLDPSEYSVGPESLTIPGPPEAFSLEVVTELKPQENTSLSGLYRTSGNFCTQCEAEGFRKITYFLDRPDVMARYRTTITADALKYPVMLSNGNLVASSKMEGDGRHTVTWEDPFAKPSYLFALVAGVLVHVEDSYVTRSGRTVTLRIYVEPGNQDKCGHAMASLKKSMAWDEEVFGLEYDLDIFMIVAVGDFNMGAMENKGLNVFNTKYVLAKPETATDTDFLGVEAVVAHEYFHNWTGNRVTCRDWFQLSLKEGLTVFRDQEFSSDMHSRPVKRIADVQRLRAAQFPEDSGPMAHPVRPDSYIEINNFYTTTVYEKGAEVVRMIHTLLGADGFRKGMDLYFERHDGQAVTCDDFVAAMEDAAGKDLGQFRRWYSQAGTPELAVTGEYDAAARTYRLTVRQSCPPTPGQPTKLPFHIPLALGLLDPSGADIPLRLAGEPGPAGTSRVLDVTGPEQVFEFVDVPRQPVPSLLRGFSAPVKLRAPYTDDDLTFLMAHDGDAFNRWEAGQTLATRLLLDLVADRAENRPLELSPGFIDAFSRILKDPDLDPAFAAQALTLPSEGYLGQQMPVIDVDGIHEVRTFARRAIAGRLRDDLLATYRAMGGNEPFSIDAAAIGRRALKNLALGYLMALEDAEAVELCVGQFHNAQAMTDVIAALGLLADTRLPQRESALRRFYDLWKDEPLVVDKWFSIQAMSERPETLDEVAALLAHPAFEIRNPNKVYALIGGFAGGNPVRFHDAGGGGYRFLADQVLALNRLNPQVASRMVKMFARWRKYDPRRQSLMRAELERIVATPGLSRDVFEIASKSLEAS, encoded by the coding sequence ATGGACAAGAGCACCCCCCAGGCCATCCACCTGAAGGACTACGCCCCGCCGCCCTACCTGATCGACACCGTCGATCTGGCCTTCGACCTGGGCGAGGATGTGACGCGGGTCCGCTCCAGGCTGGCGATACGGGCCAATCCCGATGCCGCCTCCCCCGCCGGCGCGCTGGTGCTGGACGGCCAGGACATGCGGCTGGTCTCGGTGGCGCTCGACGGGCGGACGCTCGACCCGTCGGAATACTCGGTCGGACCGGAGAGCCTGACCATCCCCGGCCCGCCGGAAGCCTTCTCCCTGGAAGTGGTGACCGAGCTAAAGCCGCAGGAGAACACCTCCCTGTCCGGCCTGTACCGGACCAGCGGCAATTTCTGCACCCAGTGCGAGGCCGAGGGCTTCCGCAAGATCACCTACTTCCTCGACCGGCCCGACGTGATGGCGCGCTACCGCACCACCATCACCGCCGACGCGCTGAAATACCCGGTCATGCTGTCCAACGGCAACCTGGTGGCCTCCTCGAAGATGGAAGGGGACGGCCGCCACACCGTCACCTGGGAGGACCCCTTCGCCAAGCCCTCCTACCTGTTCGCCCTGGTCGCCGGCGTGCTGGTCCATGTGGAGGATAGCTACGTCACCCGTTCCGGCCGGACCGTGACCCTGCGGATCTATGTGGAGCCCGGCAACCAGGACAAGTGCGGCCACGCCATGGCCTCGCTGAAGAAGTCGATGGCCTGGGACGAGGAGGTGTTCGGGCTGGAATACGACCTGGACATCTTCATGATCGTCGCGGTCGGCGACTTCAACATGGGAGCCATGGAGAACAAGGGCCTCAACGTCTTCAACACCAAGTACGTGCTGGCCAAGCCGGAGACGGCGACCGACACCGATTTCCTGGGCGTCGAGGCGGTGGTGGCGCACGAGTATTTCCACAATTGGACCGGCAACCGGGTGACCTGCCGCGACTGGTTCCAGCTCAGCCTGAAGGAAGGGTTGACCGTTTTCCGCGACCAGGAATTCTCCTCCGACATGCATTCCCGCCCGGTCAAGCGGATCGCCGACGTGCAGCGCCTGCGCGCAGCCCAGTTCCCCGAGGACAGCGGCCCCATGGCGCACCCGGTGCGCCCCGACAGCTATATCGAGATCAACAACTTCTACACGACCACGGTCTACGAGAAGGGCGCCGAGGTCGTGCGCATGATCCACACGCTGCTGGGGGCCGACGGCTTCCGCAAGGGCATGGACCTCTATTTCGAGCGCCACGACGGGCAGGCCGTCACCTGCGACGACTTCGTCGCCGCGATGGAGGACGCCGCCGGCAAGGACCTGGGCCAGTTCCGCCGCTGGTACTCCCAGGCCGGGACGCCGGAACTGGCGGTGACCGGGGAATACGACGCCGCCGCGCGCACCTACCGCCTGACGGTGCGGCAGTCCTGCCCGCCCACGCCGGGCCAGCCGACCAAGCTGCCGTTCCATATCCCGCTGGCCCTCGGCCTGCTCGATCCGTCCGGTGCCGACATTCCCCTCCGCCTCGCGGGCGAGCCGGGACCCGCCGGCACCTCGCGCGTGCTCGACGTGACCGGGCCCGAGCAGGTGTTCGAGTTCGTCGACGTGCCGCGGCAGCCGGTGCCGTCGCTGCTGCGGGGCTTCTCCGCCCCGGTCAAGCTGCGTGCGCCCTATACCGACGACGACCTGACTTTCCTGATGGCGCATGACGGCGACGCCTTCAACCGCTGGGAGGCCGGCCAGACCCTGGCGACCCGGCTGCTGCTCGACCTGGTCGCCGACCGGGCGGAGAACCGGCCGCTGGAGCTGTCGCCCGGCTTCATCGACGCCTTCTCCCGGATCCTCAAGGATCCGGACCTCGACCCCGCCTTCGCGGCGCAGGCCCTGACCTTGCCGTCCGAAGGTTACCTGGGCCAGCAGATGCCGGTGATCGACGTGGACGGCATCCACGAGGTGCGGACCTTCGCCAGGCGCGCCATCGCCGGGCGGCTGCGCGACGACCTGCTCGCCACGTACCGCGCGATGGGCGGCAACGAACCCTTCTCGATCGACGCCGCCGCGATCGGCCGGCGCGCCCTGAAGAACCTGGCGCTGGGATACCTGATGGCGCTGGAGGACGCCGAGGCGGTCGAGCTGTGCGTCGGCCAGTTCCACAACGCCCAGGCCATGACCGACGTGATCGCGGCGCTGGGCCTGCTGGCGGACACCCGCCTGCCCCAGCGCGAGTCCGCGCTCCGGCGCTTCTACGACCTGTGGAAGGACGAGCCGCTGGTGGTGGACAAATGGTTCTCGATCCAGGCCATGTCGGAACGGCCGGAGACGCTGGACGAGGTCGCGGCCCTGCTCGCCCACCCCGCCTTCGAGATCCGCAACCCGAACAAGGTCTACGCCCTGATCGGCGGCTTCGCCGGCGGCAACCCGGTGCGCTTCCACGACGCGGGCGGCGGCGGCTACCGGTTCCTGGCCGACCAAGTCCTGGCGCTGAACCGTCTCAACCCACAGGTGGCGTCGCGCATGGTCAAGATGTTCGCCCGCTGGCGCAAGTACGATCCCCGGCGCCAGTCCCTGATGCGCGCCGAGCTGGAACGCATCGTCGCCACCCCCGGGCTGTCGCGCGACGTGTTCGAGATCGCCTCCAAGAGCCTGGAAGCCTCCTGA